The genomic window CCCGCAAGCTGGACGGCCGCGCGATCAACATCCACCACTCGTTCCTGCCCAGTTTCAAGGGCGCCAAGCCCTACCACCAGGCCTACGCGCGTGGGGTGAAAACTGTGGGCGCCACCGCCCACTACGTCAACGGCGAGTTGGACGAAGGTCCCATCATCGCCCAGCAGGTAGTGGAAGTGGACCACACGTTCGGGCCGGACGATCTCGTAGCCGCCGGCCGGGACACCGAATGCAAGGCCCTCAGCAACGCCGTTCGCTGGCACTGCGAGGGGCGGATCATCCTGAATGGGAACAGGACGATCGTGTTGAAGTAGGGCTCTGCAAAGCAACCATTTCGATGGTTCCCTGCGTATGCGCCGTTGCGAACGGCACCGTGTGCAGGGAACCATCGAATTGGCGTTTAACGGGGGCCCTACAAACGAGCCAGCCGGGTTGCCAGGTGCAGTGCAGCCAACCGTCCCGTTCCCCGTGGATCACCGCCACACAACTCAAAAATCCGCTGGAGCCGGTGATGCAAGGACTGCCGCTCTAAGTGCAGCTCACGTGCGGCCTGGGCAGTGTTGCAGCCGGTATCCAACCAAACGGCCAGCGTCAGCATCAGTTCGGACTTCTTCAGGCGGTCATGCTCGACGACGGCACCCAGCTGCCGCTGCACGAACCCTTCCCGCGTGGCCGGGTCCAGCGATTCCTCCGCAAGGAGCTCAACAGCCAACGTCTCAGCATCCACCACCTCCCCCGCTATGGGGTGCAGGTCCAGGGCCCGCCGCGCTTCGGCCAGGGACCACGGCGCATCATCGATTCCGGAACCCAACGGCCCCACGGCCACCACCGAACCGGCCGGTACTTCCAGCTCACGCAGTGCGTCCACAAGGAAACGGCGCGTGGCTGCTCCATCGCTTAAAGCGGCCAGGGCCATCAGCTCAGCATTGTTGGCATAGCTCGCACTGTGCGTCACGCAGGTGCGGAGCAGCGCATCCACTGCCGGGCGCAAATGCCCCGCACCCGTTGAGCGGATCACCACTGCGGCCACTGCGCCGTTAACAGGAAATCCCGACGCCGGCCCGAGTTGCTGCAGCTGCCAGCGCTGGCTCCCCGAATTGATGGCACGCATGAGCTCAATGCCCGCCAACTCCTTCAGCCCTGGCGGCATCCGTTGCAACAACGCCAAGCCGAGGATGTCCACGGATCGCTCGCCGGCCACCCGCGCGAGGCCACCATCAACGCCGTCGTATATGTGCAGTTCCAGACGCGCCGCCAGAACGCCGCGGACCGGCACGTCCACCGTGGCGACAGTGCCCTGGCCGTTGAGGGCAGAGGCGCCCCGGCCGTCAAGGGGAGAGGTGCCGGCCGGAAACGCGCCGCCGGCAGCGCCCAGCGTAAGCCCCGACGGGGAGACCAGGCGCACGCCGGCGCCCGTCTTTTCGGACAGGACAGCCAGGAGTTGGTCGAGCCCGCCACCATGGGCAAGTTCAGCGGCCATGGCATGGCTGGCTTGGTCACCGCGCTGCAGGTGCTCCACGGATTCACTGACCAGGAGCGAGTTGATCTCCTGCATCACCCCCACAAAAGGGACAACCTGACGCAACTCGATGACCGGCAGGCTGGCGGCCTCGGCTATCTCCAGCATGGTGACGGGTATTTCCGGAAGTGCAGGACCGGTTTCCAACGCAAGCGCCGCAATCCCCCGGGCCGCCAGTTCACGGACATAGTCTGCCTGCCGTTCAGGGGCTACGCCTGCGATCGCCTGCCCACCGCTCAACAACAACTCACCGCCACTGAGGAGCGGGGCGATGTCCAGGACCTCGCTGGAGTGGACCCAGCGGACCGCGCGGTTCATGGCTTCCGGAACCTGATTGAGCAGCCGTGGATCAGCGGCTTTCAGGCTTTCGTACTCCAAAGCGGCACCCAGCAGGATTGACATGACACTCCGTACGGTGTTCGAGGATTTGTTTAGACACATCGTATCTTGTCGCTGTGATTTGAGGCACATACGCTGAAGGAGTCCCTTTCATACACGGAGGCTCTCCCATGCAAGACAACCTCTCCCCTTCGCCTTCCAGTCCAGCGCTGTCAAAACCGGCAACGGAGCCGGCCCATGACAGCGAAGCCTGGCTTCAACCAATTCCCGAAGCAGAACGTACGCGCAAAGTATCCGGACAGTTCTGGATCTGGGCGGGCGCCAACCTTGCCCCCATCAACTGGGTGCTCGGCGCCCTTGGCATCCATCTGGGCCTCGGCTTCGCTGACACAGTGATTGTGCTGGTCCTGGGAAACCTGATCGGCATGCTGCTGTTCGGCTGCTTCGTCCTCCTTGGCCAAAAGACCGGCGCCACCGGAATGGTATTGGCCCGCGCCGCCTTTGGCCGCCGCGGCAACTACCTGCCGGCCGCCATCCAGGCCCTCCTGGTGATCGGCTGGTGCGCAGTGAACACCTGGATCATCCTGGATCTGGTCATGGCCCTCTTTGGCACCCTTGGCTGGGTGGATCCCGACGCCAAGAATTACGCTTGGAAGATCGGCGTGGCCACGGCCATCATGGCAGCACAGGTTGCCATCGCCTGGTTCGGCTACAAAGCCATAGCGGCCTTTGAAAAATGGACCGTCCCGCCCACCATCATCATCCTGGCGGTCATGTCCTGCGTGGCCTGGTTCGGCATGAAGATCGACTGGGGCTACGCAGGACCGGCCGGCAACATCCTGGAAGGCTCCGAGCGCATTGCCGCCATGAGCGCTGTGATGACGGCCATCGGAATCGGCTGGGGAATCACCTGGTTCACCTACGCCGCCGACTACTCCCGCTTCGTCAGCACCTCCGTTCCCAAGCGCAAGGTCTACCTTGCCTCGGTCCTGGGCCAGTTCATCCCGGTGGTGTGGCTCGGTGTCCTCGGTGCCAGCCTTGCCACCAACAGCGGCGAAATCGACCCCGGAAAACTGATCGTCCAGAACTTCGGCGTCATGGCCCTGCCTGTCCTGCTCATGGTGCTGCACGGCCCCATCGCCACCAACATCCTGAACATCTACACCTTTTCCGTGGCGACACAGGCCCTGGACATCAAGATCAGCCGCCGAAAGCTGAACCTGTTCGTGGGCGCCTTCTCGCTCATCGCCGTCGTGTTCTTCATCTTCCAAGAGGACTTCGCTGCCGTACTCGATGCCTGGCTGATCGGTCTGGTTGCCTGGGTTGCGGCGTGGGGCGGGGTCATGCTGGTCCACTACTTCTGGCTGGAAAAGCGTTGGCCCGCCAAGGTTGACCGCCTCTTTGATCCAGTAGGAACACGCCGCTTGCCCGTCATCAACTGGGCCGGAATCGTCTCGCTGCTGGTAGGCATCTTCTCCACCTGGTTGTTCATGTACGGCCTTGTTCCCGCCATGCAGGGACCCATCGCCGTGGCCCTGGGCGGCTGGGACCTCTCCTGGCTGGCCGGCGGACTCACCAGCGCGGCCGCCTACGCAATCCTCGGCCCACGGGCCCACAAGAAATACCTCCTGGCCGAGTCCAACCACGTCTCCGCCACGGCGCCCGCCGCCACGGACGCCGCCACGATGCCCGTCGTCACAGACCCCGTCGCCACCGATCCGGCGGCACCCGCACCCGCAGTTCCCGAAAGGACCACAGCATGAACCAGCCCGCTTTCGCTGATTCGCTCCACCCGATCAC from Arthrobacter sp. StoSoilB20 includes these protein-coding regions:
- a CDS encoding PucR family transcriptional regulator ligand-binding domain-containing protein encodes the protein MSILLGAALEYESLKAADPRLLNQVPEAMNRAVRWVHSSEVLDIAPLLSGGELLLSGGQAIAGVAPERQADYVRELAARGIAALALETGPALPEIPVTMLEIAEAASLPVIELRQVVPFVGVMQEINSLLVSESVEHLQRGDQASHAMAAELAHGGGLDQLLAVLSEKTGAGVRLVSPSGLTLGAAGGAFPAGTSPLDGRGASALNGQGTVATVDVPVRGVLAARLELHIYDGVDGGLARVAGERSVDILGLALLQRMPPGLKELAGIELMRAINSGSQRWQLQQLGPASGFPVNGAVAAVVIRSTGAGHLRPAVDALLRTCVTHSASYANNAELMALAALSDGAATRRFLVDALRELEVPAGSVVAVGPLGSGIDDAPWSLAEARRALDLHPIAGEVVDAETLAVELLAEESLDPATREGFVQRQLGAVVEHDRLKKSELMLTLAVWLDTGCNTAQAARELHLERQSLHHRLQRIFELCGGDPRGTGRLAALHLATRLARL
- a CDS encoding cytosine permease, producing MQDNLSPSPSSPALSKPATEPAHDSEAWLQPIPEAERTRKVSGQFWIWAGANLAPINWVLGALGIHLGLGFADTVIVLVLGNLIGMLLFGCFVLLGQKTGATGMVLARAAFGRRGNYLPAAIQALLVIGWCAVNTWIILDLVMALFGTLGWVDPDAKNYAWKIGVATAIMAAQVAIAWFGYKAIAAFEKWTVPPTIIILAVMSCVAWFGMKIDWGYAGPAGNILEGSERIAAMSAVMTAIGIGWGITWFTYAADYSRFVSTSVPKRKVYLASVLGQFIPVVWLGVLGASLATNSGEIDPGKLIVQNFGVMALPVLLMVLHGPIATNILNIYTFSVATQALDIKISRRKLNLFVGAFSLIAVVFFIFQEDFAAVLDAWLIGLVAWVAAWGGVMLVHYFWLEKRWPAKVDRLFDPVGTRRLPVINWAGIVSLLVGIFSTWLFMYGLVPAMQGPIAVALGGWDLSWLAGGLTSAAAYAILGPRAHKKYLLAESNHVSATAPAATDAATMPVVTDPVATDPAAPAPAVPERTTA